A single window of Hyla sarda isolate aHylSar1 chromosome 2, aHylSar1.hap1, whole genome shotgun sequence DNA harbors:
- the LOC130356294 gene encoding protein spinster homolog 1-like has protein sequence MASPQDPLLKEEEEAMEDHSDMDVEKGDIPERQNLPSLSVMSTARSIITVVILAFVNLLIYANRSSVAGVLPYIQKAYDTNASLSGLLNTLFIGSYVLVAPIAGYLGDHCNKKYTACAGVIVWLSMTLTLSFIPDGYFLLFLLTSGLVGAGEATFCTIAPSIIADLFISDQRTRMLNVFYSVIPVGCGLGYIIGPKVTDAARGDWHWAFRVTPGLGLIAVALMILVTKELPRTTTNGKKNNKSQKFAKWATDLKKLFKNRSFMLTTMGSTAVSFIVGAIGVWGPSYLTHARTLLQEKDPCRAEPCDYHDILIFGVVTVVSGILGVVAGTEISKRYRKSNPRADPLVCGCAMMLSAPFLLLALTFGNISLVATNIFIFIGETLLSVNFTLISDIILKVVTPWRRSSALAVQMTIYHLLGDAGSPYLIGLISDTYERGYAKSPLLKYRSLEYALMTCTIMAVIGGAFFMATALYIERDEKEAEMESEPPSSSSSSSLLPADEDRASD, from the coding sequence atggcctctccacaagacccattgctgaaggaggaggaagaagcaatggaggaccatagtgatatggatgtagaaaagggcgatatccctgagaggcagaacctgccatctctaagcgtgatgtccaccgcacgttccatcatcaccgtagtgatcctcgcctttgttaatttgctcatctatgcaaatcgctccagcgtggcgggggtgctgccttatatacagaaagcatatgacaccaatgctagtctgtccggcttattgaatacattgttcattggaagctacgtgctggtcgcaccaattgccggatatttgggcgaccactgtaataagaaatatactgcttgcgcaggagtcatcgtttggctgagcatgacacttaccctgtcattcatccctgacgggtatttcctgctcttcctgctgacgagtggactggttggagccggagaggcgactttctgcaccatcgccccctccatcattgcagacctttttataagtgaccagcggacccgcatgctgaacgtgttttactccgtcatacctgtaggctgcggactaggatacatcatcgggcccaaagtgactgatgcagcaaggggtgattggcactgggcgtttcgggtcacccctggcctgggcctcatagctgtggctttgatgattttggtcacaaaagagcttccaagaacgactacaaacgggaagaagaacaacaaatcccagaagtttgccaaatgggcgacagatctgaaaaaactatttaaaaatcgaagcttcatgttaaccaccatgggatcgacggctgtatccttcatagtgggagccataggtgtatggggtccgtcatacctgacccacgcacgaacactcctacaagagaaggacccttgccgtgctgaaccgtgtgactatcacgacatcctaatatttggtgtggttacagtcgtttccggcattctgggagttgtagcagggacggagataagtaaaagatatcgcaaatccaacccacgggcggacccgcttgtgtgtggatgcgcgatgatgctctccgccccttttcttctgttggcattgacttttggcaacatcagcctcgttgccaccaacatcttcatcttcatcggagagacgcttctgtcagtaaatttcaccctcatatctgacattatactaaaagtagtaactccgtggaggagatcttcagccctggccgtgcagatgacaatctatcacctcctaggtgacgccggcagcccgtacctcatcggcctgatatctgacacctacgaacgaggatatgccaaatcccctcttctgaaataccgcagcctggagtatgccctcatgacctgcaccataatggcagtcatcggaggggccttcttcatggccacggccctatatatagagagggacgaaaaagaagcagagatggaatcagaacctccgtcatcctcctcctcctcctcactgcttcctgccgatgaggaccgcgcttcagactga